The sequence TCGTTCAAAGGTTAATGGGCTCAGAGAGTGAcggcacaatatccctcttgactcgaataataagcactgACATTTAACTTCAGATGATATCGCGTCGTATGTAACACAAACTTGTTGAGTTAGAAACCTGTTCTACAACTTCATATACCGTATAACCTAGAGCAGAATGCGTTGATCTTGTGATATAATTCACCTTTCCTATaaattgtgcttggacttccGTGAACTTCTTGTGAGTATACACATGCTAAAATTGAGCTTCTATTGAGGATTTTGTTTCACACGATATGAcggtatgaaaatctgcagcattcACTTCTCTCCCTGCTCTCTACTTCCTAAGCAATTATCATGCTGATTGACAAATTGGATAAGTGAGCTGTTGCACGTAATAAACTTTTTTAAAAAagcatgcatgctctcgctcctttgtgtgcttttcATCccggcccagaagtggtgatcgagATAAACTTGAATCATAAATGACAACGATCTTCGAAAAGCTATGAAAAAATCAGAAAATACCTAAATCAGAACCAAAATATACTGAAGACATACAATTTGACATCTCTACTGCACAAGCAAAACACATAAATATCCACACACTAAAAGTAACAACATCAGTTAATCCTAATAAAGACACCATTACCTGAAAGTCACTTATTGTCCCCAACACCATACTTCATCAAAAGATCATTttaattcctatcaaatgatttTTTTGTAaaagagttccaaacaacataaGTTATTTGGTGTTCAATTTTTTCGTGTCACTTGTAGCCCTTAAATTTACTTGGGATCTTCTTCATGATATGCCAAATACACCGCCGGTGAATTATTGTGGGCATACAAGCTTCAATAACCCTTTGCATCGATGTACATTGATTGATAAGAATGCCTTTCGGAGCATTTTCTCCCATGCATGCAATGAAGTCAACATTCAAATAACAATTTGAATGATTGAATATCCTCGTTTTCATCAAAGTACATcccagaagtgttgactgaccgtggtgattcaggccaacaaaagaaccaaaaaccatATTATACTTGAATACAACGACACAGAAACAAATCATATATACACTGAAAAACTATCTATATACATCGAAAGTGTTTCAAAATACACATAAACCAAAACAAaatattacctgtttgtattaTAAGTGTTATCGAATGAAATAACATTTATAAAATACTCACAGAGAACCCTGCTTCTTGCGTTGGTCCAAAAAGCAATCTTAATTGACTGATCAACCTCAAGTTCAAGCTCGAAAAATacattctgattcttctctttcattcttaataagtatttttcaaattcttttgcATCCTCTAGTTCCAAAACATTCCACACTTCTCTCGTGATGTAATTTCTCACATCTTTTTTAATAAAACTTAATTCACGATGACCCCTACTGCTGTGACAAATGAttgatatgttttgcttggtctgattccGACtttctcgttattctctattgtatgTCGTACAAACATGCTTAATTACCTATGTTGTTTAAGCATCTCTACTTGATTTGGATAGCACGgatgtgaatgatgcaacacAACCCTCGAAATGATCCAAACACCAACGTCTTTCAATATATGTACATAAATTTTTGCAGGATAATTTAATCCAGCTGAGGAATTTGTCTTCTCAGTTGGAGATATGTTCGATTTCCATTTCCCCTCTCTGGTACATGTAACCAACTGGTTCTTAATTTCATTTTCCTTCTTATTTGTGTTCCGAATTTTCGTAGAAAAACCTGCAAGTTTAGAATAATCTTTGTAGAATTTTTCAGCTTCTTCAAAAGTGTTAAAAGTCATCGCAACCTTTGAAACAAGCTGCTCATCAACATCACATAGAAACTAAAAATACACCGAAATCGTTCCAAAATAAACCATATTAGAATCTAAAATACACCGAAATTTTGAACGAAACAGattcatcaaaataataaaattagattcagaactcgtacattacattcaaattcaaaccatcaaccatGAATAATAATTTtcagaaacaaaaacaaaattattcaacTACAAAATCATAAACAACTAACAAACTACATTAACTATATTCAAATCACACCTCACCACTTGATTCGGTTCAAAATAATAATACAATTTGTCCTGGTTCAATTGATAGTCTGAACCTAAAAATATATCAAAAGATTTCCAAAATACACCAATTTATAATAGAAATACATCGAAACGAGAACAGAACAGATTTATGACAATAATAATTCAGATTCAGAACTCCTAcgttacattcaattcaaaccatcaaccataaacaataatttccaaagacaaaaataatattattcacctacagaatcataaactactaacgaactACATTAACTAGAATCaaaccacacctcagccacttgatttgattcaaaacaataatccacTTCGCTCTGGTTCAATTGACGGTCtgaacttgaatcattcattatcttcGACAACGAAATACCTGTTCAAACCTGATTTCATAGCTTGATTTCAAAGTCTTTGATCTAATTCAAATCAGATAAACGAGCATTGAACTTGAACGAAGAGAACGAAGAGAACATAGAAAAGGAAGAGAAACGCAAAAAACATAGAGATGGAACAGAACGTAGAGATGCAAAAAACGCTAAAAAAGTtcaaaaaaggaaataaaatccgCATGAAAAAgacagttatatatatatatttgtgtatTGAGTCAAAAATTTGTTAGAAATAGTTGTAGGTAGAGATGAATTAAGTCAAAACTGCTTAATTGGACTTAGTTGGTTAAATGATTTAGACGTAGAGATTAATTGAAAAACATTATACCCTCTGTACGAATCATTAATTGAAGTATCAAAAAAATTCTGTCGTAGTTATTCAAGATATTTATTTTGGAAcgataatattaaaaaaacaaaaaatattttattaatattaattaatatttagtcaatattttatttttatattattaaaattcaaaatttaatatttgatatttagaatattgaaaattatattttttatttttttaaagaatttcGAATTCAAGTAGTATAAGAGAAAAGCACAAAATTCtcattagaaaaaaaaagagagaacagaTTTACGAGCCAAATCAATGAATGTATAAAAGGTTACAAAAATTGTCTTTGGACAGAATATAATAAATACCTAATAAATATTATCCTGCCAATATAAAATAAAACGATACATTCTATGAGAAGAACAAAGGAGCTCTTTGAGCAGAAAGAATGGCGATTACACCTCTTgcacctcctcctcttcctcctccgtCTTCTCTTATACATCCATTAATAATGAATTACAGCATGAGTGCTTAGAACAAGAAGTTGTTGTGGTTGTTGATCCAGCCGTCCATGATGGCCAAGCAGTTTCCACCGAGTTGATAAACAAGAGCAGATTTTTCGGAAATGGGGTTGGTGACACCCTTGGATTCAACGAAAGCATCATCACAGGCAGATCTATCAGACAACACAGAGCTGAACTTGTAGTAAGCATCAACAACATCAAAGCGCTGAACGAGTTCCAAAGCTTCCTGAATGGTTTCAATCATGTTCTTGTAGCAGCTCTTGCAGACATGGAGAGCACCCTTGGCGGCATCTTGGGTGGCAGGGCTGTCAACTTCGACGACGATGCTAGCATGAACCTCCAAGGTGACGTTGAGGGTGATTTTCATCTCGGCTTCAAGGGCCTTGAATGGATCGAACATGAAGCCATGGACGAATGGTGCAATGGTCTTGGCACAGAGGACAGGGTTCTCGGTGCCAGTGCAGAAGTGTTGGATTTGGGCCCTGAATTTTGCTGCATCACCTTCCAGCTTG is a genomic window of Arachis ipaensis cultivar K30076 chromosome B06, Araip1.1, whole genome shotgun sequence containing:
- the LOC110263688 gene encoding uncharacterized protein LOC110263688, translating into MAFNKSLFFIVALSSVLLSTHAFNFPAGAPAPSPVPSVNPTGELTKTAGLFGGLGSNLFNLKLEGDAAKFRAQIQHFCTGTENPVLCAKTIAPFVHGFMFDPFKALEAEMKITLNVTLEVHASIVVEVDSPATQDAAKGALHVCKSCYKNMIETIQEALELVQRFDVVDAYYKFSSVLSDRSACDDAFVESKGVTNPISEKSALVYQLGGNCLAIMDGWINNHNNFLF